Proteins encoded in a region of the Methanobrevibacter millerae genome:
- the fhcD gene encoding formylmethanofuran--tetrahydromethanopterin N-formyltransferase — protein MEINGVEIQDTFAEGFGIKVSRLIITAATKHLAKIAATEATGFATSVIGCPAEAGIDQYVPPTESPDGRPGYAIMICHMSKKSLGGQIMDRIGQCVLTAPTAAAFNALESEESFPTGKQLKFFGDGFETEKDVNGKKMHVIPIMSGEFLVEDEMGWKDGVAGGNFFIMADSQMASIVAAEAAVDAIHAVPGVITPFSGGMVASGSKTGSKYSFMSASTNEKECVTLKDQVETELPENVFGNMEIVIDGVDEESVKAAMKAGIEAACQVPGVIEIGAGNYGGNLGPYQIKLQELF, from the coding sequence ATGGAAATTAATGGCGTAGAAATACAAGATACCTTTGCTGAAGGTTTCGGAATTAAAGTATCTAGATTGATTATTACTGCTGCTACTAAACATTTAGCTAAAATTGCAGCTACTGAAGCTACTGGTTTTGCTACTTCAGTTATCGGATGTCCTGCAGAAGCAGGTATTGACCAATACGTTCCTCCAACTGAATCTCCAGATGGAAGACCTGGTTACGCAATCATGATTTGTCACATGTCCAAAAAATCTTTAGGCGGACAAATTATGGACAGAATCGGTCAATGTGTTTTAACCGCTCCTACTGCAGCTGCATTCAATGCTTTAGAAAGTGAAGAATCCTTCCCAACCGGAAAACAACTCAAATTCTTCGGTGACGGATTTGAAACTGAAAAAGATGTAAATGGTAAAAAAATGCACGTAATTCCTATCATGTCTGGTGAATTCTTAGTAGAAGATGAAATGGGCTGGAAAGATGGAGTAGCTGGTGGAAACTTCTTCATCATGGCTGACAGTCAAATGGCTTCTATTGTTGCTGCTGAAGCTGCTGTTGATGCTATTCACGCTGTTCCTGGTGTAATTACTCCTTTCTCTGGTGGTATGGTTGCTTCCGGTTCTAAAACTGGTTCCAAATACTCTTTCATGAGTGCATCTACCAATGAAAAAGAATGTGTAACTTTAAAAGATCAAGTAGAAACTGAATTACCAGAAAACGTATTCGGAAACATGGAAATCGTTATTGACGGTGTAGATGAAGAATCCGTTAAAGCTGCTATGAAAGCAGGTATCGAAGCTGCTTGCCAAGTTCCTGGTGTTATTGAAATCGGTGCTGGTAACTACGGTGGAAACTTAGGTCCTTACCAAATCAAGTTACAAGAATTATTCTAG